CCTACTACGAGTTAAAAGGAACAGTAAATAACCTAAACATAAAATTATACGATGGCGATGCCCGTTTTGAGGCAAGCCAACTCGTGGCGCAAAACATAGAGGTTTTTCAGCGCAGTACTAACGATATTATTGTAAACCCACAGCAGGAAATAAGAGGCACCATTTATTCTACGGGGAATGTAGTACTTAAAAATGAGCCTCCTGTAGTTAGCATCGAGCAACTTTATACAGGGCGTTTGGTGTACGATGTAGATTAATCTTCTGAGGTTGTTAACTCTCTAAACAACGCCTCTAAATTTTTATTCTTTTGGTTAAGTTGTAGTATTTTTAGTCCGTTATCGTGTGCAAAATCAAATATTGCAGGGCGCATATCCTTATCGGTACTAAAAGTAAGCTCCCACGTAAAATCAAACGTATTTTTATACGATACCAAATGCGGAATGGTTGCTATAAGAGGTTCTTCTATTCTGTAATCAAAACCAACTTCAATTATTTGACTATCGCCGTCTCGCAGGCTGCTCAATTTTCGGTCGGTAACCACTTTACCCTTATTAATAATAATAACCCTATCACAAATAGCTTCTACCTCTTGCATAATATGCGTAGATAAAAATACTGTTTTGTCCTTACCAATATTTTTAATTAATTCACGAATTTCTACAAGCTGGTTGGGGTCAAGCCCCGTAGTAGGCTCGTCCAATATTAATACTTCGGGGTCATGTAACAATGCTGTAGCAAGCCCTACCCGTTGGCGGTATCCTTTAGAGAGTTGTCCAATTTTTTTATTCGCCTCAGGTGTTAAACCCGTTAGTGCTATTACTTCCTCAATACGGTTTTTAGCTACTTTGTATACATCGGCATTAAAACTTAAATACTCACGTACATACAAATCCAGATATAACGGATTATGTTCGGGTAAATATCCTATAGCTTGCTGCACCGCTTTGGGTTGCAAGGCTACATCACTATTGTTTACCAATGCAGTACCTGAGTCGGAACTCAAGTAAGTGGTTAATATCTTCATTAAAGTCGATTTTCCTGCTCCATTCGGACCCAAAAAACCAACAATTTCACCCTTATTAATCGTAAACGAAACAGCATCGAGTGCTTGCTGCGTACCATAACTTTTAGAAATATCTTTAACCGCTATTGACATAGTATTGATTTTGAACAAAAGTAATAAGAAAAAATAGTTTCAAGGGAGCCATTACAACGCGTAATGATATTTATTTAGTATTATTACCATATTGTGTTTTAATACTAGCTTAATACAGTTCTGTTTTGCAGGTAGTACTTTTGAATGTATGAGATGTTGAATCCTTAATAATCTTATACATGACTGAAATTATATTGTCTATCGTTGCTGGGCTTGTGCTGTTTTTGTATGCTGTTTTCAGTTTATCCGAAACCATATTGGATGTTGTAGGCGATAATGTAAAAAAGTGGCTGTCGCGCTTTACCTCAAATGTGTTTTCGGGCATACTCACAGGCGCAATTGTTACTACTATAGTCGATTCCTCATCGGCAGTAATTATTATTACCATTATACTTATAAACTCCAAAGTATTAAACTTTAGACAGGCTATGGGTATTGTTATGGGTGCAAACATTGGCACAACTGTAAGCAGCCAAATAATAGCTATGGATGTGGGGCAGTATTCGCCAGTATTGTTGTTAATTGGGTTTTTACTTTTATTCATATCAAAATCTAAAAAACTAAGCAGTACTGGAAAAATCGTATTATACTTTGGTGTATTGTTTTTCGGATTATTTACTATGGAAAAGGCGGTAGAACCATTACGGGATGAGGCTTACTTTGCAACACTAATGGAAAATGTAGAGTCGCCTATTTATGGTGCTTTGGTGGGTGCTATTACTACCTTAGTGGTACAATCCTCCTCCGCTACTATGGGTATGGCAATAATACTAGCA
The Flavobacterium litorale genome window above contains:
- the gldA gene encoding gliding motility-associated ABC transporter ATP-binding subunit GldA, translated to MSIAVKDISKSYGTQQALDAVSFTINKGEIVGFLGPNGAGKSTLMKILTTYLSSDSGTALVNNSDVALQPKAVQQAIGYLPEHNPLYLDLYVREYLSFNADVYKVAKNRIEEVIALTGLTPEANKKIGQLSKGYRQRVGLATALLHDPEVLILDEPTTGLDPNQLVEIRELIKNIGKDKTVFLSTHIMQEVEAICDRVIIINKGKVVTDRKLSSLRDGDSQIIEVGFDYRIEEPLIATIPHLVSYKNTFDFTWELTFSTDKDMRPAIFDFAHDNGLKILQLNQKNKNLEALFRELTTSED
- a CDS encoding Na/Pi cotransporter family protein; the encoded protein is MTEIILSIVAGLVLFLYAVFSLSETILDVVGDNVKKWLSRFTSNVFSGILTGAIVTTIVDSSSAVIIITIILINSKVLNFRQAMGIVMGANIGTTVSSQIIAMDVGQYSPVLLLIGFLLLFISKSKKLSSTGKIVLYFGVLFFGLFTMEKAVEPLRDEAYFATLMENVESPIYGALVGAITTLVVQSSSATMGMAIILAKKGMLGLSGGIAIMLGAELGTCSDTLLATIKSNRQALKTGLFHLIFNILSIIIGLLLFEPLNQLVTQIGSSDNIGNMVANAHMIFNIGGVLLFVWFVPLFEKLLNSLLPDKD